The following are encoded in a window of Nocardia sp. BMG111209 genomic DNA:
- a CDS encoding alpha/beta hydrolase family protein: MTGIGATNASATDPIIASKSLLSDPRSADGSYISKATYKDDRSIRLYVYSAAMDQTFAVDVQRPADASVPRPTLYLLNGAGGGEDDASWQKRTDIVNGFLSDKDVNVVQPIGGKWSYYTDWINDDPVLGRNKWKTFFTEELPPLIDSSLGTNGINAIAGLSTSGTAVLNLPIAKPGLYKAVAAYSGCAQTADPVGQTYVKLAVNTWGGGDTVNMYGPDNSPEWAANDPYIHADELRDLDLYLSTGNGLPGVYDTLDGPYALAGSYGLANQILVGGIIESAVNQCTHNMKARLDSLGIPATYNFRNSGTHSWGYWRDDFKDSWPVLAHGLGLEQD; encoded by the coding sequence ATGACGGGCATCGGCGCGACCAACGCCTCGGCGACCGACCCGATCATCGCGTCCAAGAGCCTGCTCTCCGACCCGAGGTCCGCGGACGGTTCGTACATCAGTAAGGCCACCTACAAGGACGATCGCAGTATCCGGCTCTACGTCTACTCGGCGGCGATGGACCAGACCTTCGCGGTCGACGTGCAGCGGCCCGCGGACGCCTCGGTGCCGCGCCCGACGCTGTACCTGCTCAACGGCGCCGGCGGTGGCGAGGACGACGCCTCCTGGCAGAAGCGCACCGATATCGTCAACGGCTTCCTGTCCGACAAGGACGTCAACGTCGTCCAGCCCATCGGTGGCAAGTGGAGCTACTACACCGACTGGATCAACGACGATCCGGTGCTGGGCCGCAACAAGTGGAAGACCTTCTTCACCGAGGAACTGCCCCCGCTGATCGATTCCTCGCTGGGTACAAACGGCATCAACGCGATCGCCGGTCTGTCCACCTCCGGCACCGCGGTGCTGAACCTGCCGATCGCCAAGCCGGGGCTGTACAAGGCGGTCGCCGCGTACTCCGGCTGTGCGCAGACCGCCGATCCCGTGGGCCAGACCTATGTGAAGCTGGCCGTCAACACCTGGGGCGGTGGCGACACCGTGAACATGTACGGCCCGGACAACTCGCCCGAGTGGGCGGCGAACGATCCGTACATCCACGCGGACGAGCTGCGCGATCTGGATCTGTATCTGTCGACCGGCAACGGGCTGCCCGGCGTCTACGACACGCTCGACGGCCCCTACGCGCTGGCCGGTTCCTACGGCCTGGCCAACCAGATCCTGGTCGGCGGCATCATCGAGAGCGCCGTCAACCAGTGCACCCACAACATGAAGGCGCGGCTGGATTCGCTGGGTATCCCGGCGACCTACAACTTCCGCAACAGTGGCACCCACTCCTGGGGCTACTGGCGGGACGACTTCAAGGATTCCTGGCCGGTGCTCGCGCACGGTCTGGGTCTGGAACAGGACTGA